The following are encoded together in the Humulus lupulus chromosome 5, drHumLupu1.1, whole genome shotgun sequence genome:
- the LOC133778180 gene encoding subtilisin-like protease SBT3.5 isoform X2 — MDFPLLATPLLLLLCLIFVLHDHTTTTMVEAKTNNVHIVYMGEKQHVDPDFVTDSHLNLLAKIVGSKERASELMVYSYRHGFSGFAAKLTESQAQDIAELPGVVRVIPNSLHRLQTTRTWDSLDLTTQAPSNLLHKSNNGDGVIIGIFDTGIWPESKSFSENGLGPVPSRWKGVCESGESFDPTKHCNQKIIGARWFVKGFLAEYGKPLNASGEIEYLSARDANGHGTHTASTAAGSFVGNVSYKGLANGTARGGASNARVAVYKVCWNFQGGQCSSADILKAFDKAIHDGVDVLSLSIGFQIPMFSDVDERNGIATGSFHAVARGISVVCAAGNSGPSAQTVQNTAPWILTVAASSIDREFLTSITLGNNKTLTGKAIYDGRGVGLTGLLYPESNGLDPTASGVCEALQLNQTNVAGQVVLCFTSMTRPVTIMSAAAAVKAAGGVGLIVAKHPTSGLYPCPGDFPCIEVDYEVGTKILFYIRSTRIPLAKLSPSKTVVGRPLSAQVAQFSSRGPNSIEPAILKPDITAPGVNVLAATSPHDRFADGEFVMHSGTSMSTPHISGIVALLKALHPTWSPAAIKSALVTTAWRTSPSGSPIFAKGSPPKLADPFDYGGGIVNPNAAADPGLVYDMDMADCIHYLCAMHYNNSVISQLTGNVTNCPIRKLSVLDVNLPSIIIPSIRSTSITVTRTVTNVGAQNSTYRPTIEPPSGIVVSVRPDVLTFNSTVKKVSFKVTFSTTLQMNTQYLFGSLTWSDRVHFVRIPLAVRTEMFQPYGDEY, encoded by the exons ATGGATTTCCCACTACTTGCTACTCCATTGCTACTTTTACTATGCCTTATCTTTGTTCTGCATGACCACACAACCACAACAATGGTGGAGGCCAAGACTAACAAT gTTCACATTGTTTATATGGGAGAAAAACAGCACGTGGATCCTGATTTTGTCACTGATTCACATCTTAACTTGCTTGCCAAAATAGTTGGAAG TAAAGAGAGGGCTTCGGAATTGATGGTATACAGTTACAGACATGGCTTCTCTGGTTTTGCAGCTAAGCTCACTGAGTCTCAGGCTCAAGATATTGCTG AGTTGCCGGGTGTTGTTCGAGTCATACCAAATAGCCTCCACAGGCTGCAAACAACGAGGACTTGGGATTCTCTTGACCTCACTACTCAAGCTCCTTCTAATCTTCTTCACAAAAGCAACAATGGCGATGGAGTTATTATAGGCATATTCGACACag GAATATGGCCAGAGTCTAAATCCTTCAGCGAAAATGGGCTTGGCCCAGTTCCGTCTCGCTGGAAAGGGGTCTGCGAGTCCGGCGAAAGCTTCGATCCCACAAAGCACTGCAACCAAAAAATCATCGGAGCTCGGTGGTTTGTAAAAGGGTTCTTGGCCGAGTACGGTAAGCCCCTAAACGCATCAGGGGAGATCGAGTACTTGTCCGCAAGAGACGCAAATGGGCACGGCACGCACACGGCCAGTACGGCCGCCGGTTCGTTTGTGGGTAATGTCAGCTACAAAGGCCTTGCCAACGGCACGGCACGCGGCGGTGCTTCGAACGCACGCGTGGCCGTATACAAGGTGTGTTGGAACTTCCAAGGCGGGCAGTGTTCGTCGGCGGATATACTTAAGGCGTTTGATAAAGCCATACACGACGGAGTCGATGTGTTGTCGCTCTCGATTGGGTTTCAGATTCCTATGTTTTCGGATGTGGATGAACGAAACGGCATCGCAACGGGGTCGTTTCATGCTGTGGCGAGGGGGATTAGTGTAGTTTGTGCAGCTGGGAACAGCGGGCCTTCAGCTCAGACTGTTCAGAACACTGCTCCTTGGATTTTGACCGTGGCGGCAAGCTCCATAGATCGAGAGTTTCTTACTTCTATTACTCTAGGAAACAATAAAACTTTAACg GGAAAGGCTATCTATGACGGGAGGGGGGTCGGTCTGACTGGCTTGTTATATCCAGAGTCAAACGGGCTTGATCCTACTGCATCAGG AGTTTGTGAAGCTCTTCAACTAAATCAGACCAATGTTGCTGGACAAGTGGTGCTCTGCTTCACCTCAATGACTCGACCAGTTACTATAATGAGTGCTGCGGCCGCTGTGAAAGCTGCCGGTGGAGTTGGTCTTATTGTAGCCAAGCATCCAACGAGTGGCTTATACCCATGTCCTGGTGATTTCCCTTGTATTGAAGTTGATTATGAGGTTGGCACCAAAATTCTCTTTTACATTCGGTCTACCAG AATCCCTCTTGCTAAGTTGAGCCCTTCTAAAACAGTTGTCGGAAGACCTTTATCAGCTCAAGTGGCCCAATTTTCATCAAGGGGACCTAACTCCATTGAACCTGCAATCCTCAAG CCAGATATAACTGCGCCTGGTGTGAACGTCTTAGCTGCAACTTCTCCTCATGACCGATTTGCGGATGGGGAATTCGTCATGCACTCAGGAACTTCCATGTCAACTCCTCACATTTCAGGCATTGTAGCTCTTCTGAAAGCACTGCATCCCACTTGGTCTCCTGCTGCCATTAAATCAGCACTTGTCACAACTG CATGGAGGACTAGTCCATCTGGTTCACCAATATTTGCAAAAGGGTCGCCCCCAAAACTGGCTGATCCATTCGACTATGGAGGAGGCATTGTAAATCCAAATGCAGCAGCTGACCCTGGACTAGTGTACGACATGGACATGGCTGACTGCATTCATTATCTCTGTGCAATGCATTACAACAACTCTGTTATATCTCAGCTCACAGGGAATGTGACAAATTGTCCAATTCGAAAACTGTCTGTTCTAGATGTTAACTTACCTTCTATTATCATACCAAGCATTAGGAGTACTTCCATTACAGTAACACGAACAGTCACAAATGTTGGAGCTCAAAACTCCACTTATAGACCAACAATTGAGCCTCCATCTGGTATAGTTGTCTCAGTAAGACCTGATGTCTTGACATTCAACTCTACGGTTAAGAAGGTCTCCTTCAAGGTCACATTCTCCACAACTCTCCAAATGAATACTCAGTACTTGTTTGGGAGCTTAACTTGGTCTGATAGAGTGCATTTTGTGAGGATTCCTTTGGCTGTGAGAACAGAGATGTTTCAACCTTATGGTGACGAGTATTAA
- the LOC133778185 gene encoding subtilisin-like protease SBT3.3 isoform X1: MNVPLTSMLILAWLVFVLIGQRMATMVAAKTNNIHIVYLGEKKHHDPDLITDCHHDLLAKIVGSKEKAVELMVYSYRHGFSGFAAKLTESQAQDIAGNSYHYANNSYNIETQLV; this comes from the exons ATGAATGTCCCACTTACCTCCATGCTCATTTTAGCTTGGCTTGTCTTTGTTCTAATTGGCCAGAGAATGGCAACAATGGTGGCGGCTAAGACCAATAAT ATTCACATCGTCTATCTGGGTGAAAAGAAGCACCATGATCCTGATTTGATCACGGATTGTCATCATGATTTGCTTGCCAAAATAGTTGGAAG TAAAGAGAAGGCGGTAGAATTGATGGTGTACAGCTACAGACATGGTTTTTCTGGTTTTGCTGCGAAGCTCACAGAGTCTCAGGCTCAAGATATTGCTGGCAACTCTTATCATTATGCCAATAATTCATATAATATTGAAACCCAATTAGTCTAA
- the LOC133778180 gene encoding subtilisin-like protease SBT3.8 isoform X3 has product MTTQPQQWWRPRLTIKERASELMVYSYRHGFSGFAAKLTESQAQDIAELPGVVRVIPNSLHRLQTTRTWDSLDLTTQAPSNLLHKSNNGDGVIIGIFDTGIWPESKSFSENGLGPVPSRWKGVCESGESFDPTKHCNQKIIGARWFVKGFLAEYGKPLNASGEIEYLSARDANGHGTHTASTAAGSFVGNVSYKGLANGTARGGASNARVAVYKVCWNFQGGQCSSADILKAFDKAIHDGVDVLSLSIGFQIPMFSDVDERNGIATGSFHAVARGISVVCAAGNSGPSAQTVQNTAPWILTVAASSIDREFLTSITLGNNKTLTGKAIYDGRGVGLTGLLYPESNGLDPTASGVCEALQLNQTNVAGQVVLCFTSMTRPVTIMSAAAAVKAAGGVGLIVAKHPTSGLYPCPGDFPCIEVDYEVGTKILFYIRSTRIPLAKLSPSKTVVGRPLSAQVAQFSSRGPNSIEPAILKPDITAPGVNVLAATSPHDRFADGEFVMHSGTSMSTPHISGIVALLKALHPTWSPAAIKSALVTTAWRTSPSGSPIFAKGSPPKLADPFDYGGGIVNPNAAADPGLVYDMDMADCIHYLCAMHYNNSVISQLTGNVTNCPIRKLSVLDVNLPSIIIPSIRSTSITVTRTVTNVGAQNSTYRPTIEPPSGIVVSVRPDVLTFNSTVKKVSFKVTFSTTLQMNTQYLFGSLTWSDRVHFVRIPLAVRTEMFQPYGDEY; this is encoded by the exons ATGACCACACAACCACAACAATGGTGGAGGCCAAGACTAACAAT TAAAGAGAGGGCTTCGGAATTGATGGTATACAGTTACAGACATGGCTTCTCTGGTTTTGCAGCTAAGCTCACTGAGTCTCAGGCTCAAGATATTGCTG AGTTGCCGGGTGTTGTTCGAGTCATACCAAATAGCCTCCACAGGCTGCAAACAACGAGGACTTGGGATTCTCTTGACCTCACTACTCAAGCTCCTTCTAATCTTCTTCACAAAAGCAACAATGGCGATGGAGTTATTATAGGCATATTCGACACag GAATATGGCCAGAGTCTAAATCCTTCAGCGAAAATGGGCTTGGCCCAGTTCCGTCTCGCTGGAAAGGGGTCTGCGAGTCCGGCGAAAGCTTCGATCCCACAAAGCACTGCAACCAAAAAATCATCGGAGCTCGGTGGTTTGTAAAAGGGTTCTTGGCCGAGTACGGTAAGCCCCTAAACGCATCAGGGGAGATCGAGTACTTGTCCGCAAGAGACGCAAATGGGCACGGCACGCACACGGCCAGTACGGCCGCCGGTTCGTTTGTGGGTAATGTCAGCTACAAAGGCCTTGCCAACGGCACGGCACGCGGCGGTGCTTCGAACGCACGCGTGGCCGTATACAAGGTGTGTTGGAACTTCCAAGGCGGGCAGTGTTCGTCGGCGGATATACTTAAGGCGTTTGATAAAGCCATACACGACGGAGTCGATGTGTTGTCGCTCTCGATTGGGTTTCAGATTCCTATGTTTTCGGATGTGGATGAACGAAACGGCATCGCAACGGGGTCGTTTCATGCTGTGGCGAGGGGGATTAGTGTAGTTTGTGCAGCTGGGAACAGCGGGCCTTCAGCTCAGACTGTTCAGAACACTGCTCCTTGGATTTTGACCGTGGCGGCAAGCTCCATAGATCGAGAGTTTCTTACTTCTATTACTCTAGGAAACAATAAAACTTTAACg GGAAAGGCTATCTATGACGGGAGGGGGGTCGGTCTGACTGGCTTGTTATATCCAGAGTCAAACGGGCTTGATCCTACTGCATCAGG AGTTTGTGAAGCTCTTCAACTAAATCAGACCAATGTTGCTGGACAAGTGGTGCTCTGCTTCACCTCAATGACTCGACCAGTTACTATAATGAGTGCTGCGGCCGCTGTGAAAGCTGCCGGTGGAGTTGGTCTTATTGTAGCCAAGCATCCAACGAGTGGCTTATACCCATGTCCTGGTGATTTCCCTTGTATTGAAGTTGATTATGAGGTTGGCACCAAAATTCTCTTTTACATTCGGTCTACCAG AATCCCTCTTGCTAAGTTGAGCCCTTCTAAAACAGTTGTCGGAAGACCTTTATCAGCTCAAGTGGCCCAATTTTCATCAAGGGGACCTAACTCCATTGAACCTGCAATCCTCAAG CCAGATATAACTGCGCCTGGTGTGAACGTCTTAGCTGCAACTTCTCCTCATGACCGATTTGCGGATGGGGAATTCGTCATGCACTCAGGAACTTCCATGTCAACTCCTCACATTTCAGGCATTGTAGCTCTTCTGAAAGCACTGCATCCCACTTGGTCTCCTGCTGCCATTAAATCAGCACTTGTCACAACTG CATGGAGGACTAGTCCATCTGGTTCACCAATATTTGCAAAAGGGTCGCCCCCAAAACTGGCTGATCCATTCGACTATGGAGGAGGCATTGTAAATCCAAATGCAGCAGCTGACCCTGGACTAGTGTACGACATGGACATGGCTGACTGCATTCATTATCTCTGTGCAATGCATTACAACAACTCTGTTATATCTCAGCTCACAGGGAATGTGACAAATTGTCCAATTCGAAAACTGTCTGTTCTAGATGTTAACTTACCTTCTATTATCATACCAAGCATTAGGAGTACTTCCATTACAGTAACACGAACAGTCACAAATGTTGGAGCTCAAAACTCCACTTATAGACCAACAATTGAGCCTCCATCTGGTATAGTTGTCTCAGTAAGACCTGATGTCTTGACATTCAACTCTACGGTTAAGAAGGTCTCCTTCAAGGTCACATTCTCCACAACTCTCCAAATGAATACTCAGTACTTGTTTGGGAGCTTAACTTGGTCTGATAGAGTGCATTTTGTGAGGATTCCTTTGGCTGTGAGAACAGAGATGTTTCAACCTTATGGTGACGAGTATTAA
- the LOC133778185 gene encoding subtilisin-like protease SBT3.7 isoform X2, which produces MNVPLTSMLILAWLVFVLIGQRMATMVAAKTNNIHIVYLGEKKHHDPDLITDCHHDLLAKIVGSFLELLLSFQIVCTGCKQLGAGISLASPLKYLPILFIRAKMAMELL; this is translated from the exons ATGAATGTCCCACTTACCTCCATGCTCATTTTAGCTTGGCTTGTCTTTGTTCTAATTGGCCAGAGAATGGCAACAATGGTGGCGGCTAAGACCAATAAT ATTCACATCGTCTATCTGGGTGAAAAGAAGCACCATGATCCTGATTTGATCACGGATTGTCATCATGATTTGCTTGCCAAAATAGTTGGAAG CTTCCTGGAGTTGTTGCTGTCATTCCAAATAGTCTGCACAGGCTGCAAACAACTAGGAGCTGGGATTTCCTTGGCCTCTCCTCTCAAGTACCTTCCAATCTTGTTCATAAGGGCAAAAATGGCGATGGAGTTATTATAG
- the LOC133778180 gene encoding subtilisin-like protease SBT3.5 isoform X1, protein MDFPLLATPLLLLLCLIFVLHDHTTTTMVEAKTNNVHIVYMGEKQHVDPDFVTDSHLNLLAKIVGSKERASELMVYSYRHGFSGFAAKLTESQAQDIAELPGVVRVIPNSLHRLQTTRTWDSLDLTTQAPSNLLHKSNNGDGVIIGIFDTGIWPESKSFSENGLGPVPSRWKGVCESGESFDPTKHCNQKIIGARWFVKGFLAEYGKPLNASGEIEYLSARDANGHGTHTASTAAGSFVGNVSYKGLANGTARGGASNARVAVYKVCWNFQGGQCSSADILKAFDKAIHDGVDVLSLSIGFQIPMFSDVDERNGIATGSFHAVARGISVVCAAGNSGPSAQTVQNTAPWILTVAASSIDREFLTSITLGNNKTLTGKAIYDGRGVGLTGLLYPESNGLDPTASGVCEALQLNQTNVAGQVVLCFTSMTRPVTIMSAAAAVKAAGGVGLIVAKHPTSGLYPCPGDFPCIEVDYEVGTKILFYIRSTRLDDRYYHPCFFVFCSFKKKKKVIFVFFSHRIPLAKLSPSKTVVGRPLSAQVAQFSSRGPNSIEPAILKPDITAPGVNVLAATSPHDRFADGEFVMHSGTSMSTPHISGIVALLKALHPTWSPAAIKSALVTTAWRTSPSGSPIFAKGSPPKLADPFDYGGGIVNPNAAADPGLVYDMDMADCIHYLCAMHYNNSVISQLTGNVTNCPIRKLSVLDVNLPSIIIPSIRSTSITVTRTVTNVGAQNSTYRPTIEPPSGIVVSVRPDVLTFNSTVKKVSFKVTFSTTLQMNTQYLFGSLTWSDRVHFVRIPLAVRTEMFQPYGDEY, encoded by the exons ATGGATTTCCCACTACTTGCTACTCCATTGCTACTTTTACTATGCCTTATCTTTGTTCTGCATGACCACACAACCACAACAATGGTGGAGGCCAAGACTAACAAT gTTCACATTGTTTATATGGGAGAAAAACAGCACGTGGATCCTGATTTTGTCACTGATTCACATCTTAACTTGCTTGCCAAAATAGTTGGAAG TAAAGAGAGGGCTTCGGAATTGATGGTATACAGTTACAGACATGGCTTCTCTGGTTTTGCAGCTAAGCTCACTGAGTCTCAGGCTCAAGATATTGCTG AGTTGCCGGGTGTTGTTCGAGTCATACCAAATAGCCTCCACAGGCTGCAAACAACGAGGACTTGGGATTCTCTTGACCTCACTACTCAAGCTCCTTCTAATCTTCTTCACAAAAGCAACAATGGCGATGGAGTTATTATAGGCATATTCGACACag GAATATGGCCAGAGTCTAAATCCTTCAGCGAAAATGGGCTTGGCCCAGTTCCGTCTCGCTGGAAAGGGGTCTGCGAGTCCGGCGAAAGCTTCGATCCCACAAAGCACTGCAACCAAAAAATCATCGGAGCTCGGTGGTTTGTAAAAGGGTTCTTGGCCGAGTACGGTAAGCCCCTAAACGCATCAGGGGAGATCGAGTACTTGTCCGCAAGAGACGCAAATGGGCACGGCACGCACACGGCCAGTACGGCCGCCGGTTCGTTTGTGGGTAATGTCAGCTACAAAGGCCTTGCCAACGGCACGGCACGCGGCGGTGCTTCGAACGCACGCGTGGCCGTATACAAGGTGTGTTGGAACTTCCAAGGCGGGCAGTGTTCGTCGGCGGATATACTTAAGGCGTTTGATAAAGCCATACACGACGGAGTCGATGTGTTGTCGCTCTCGATTGGGTTTCAGATTCCTATGTTTTCGGATGTGGATGAACGAAACGGCATCGCAACGGGGTCGTTTCATGCTGTGGCGAGGGGGATTAGTGTAGTTTGTGCAGCTGGGAACAGCGGGCCTTCAGCTCAGACTGTTCAGAACACTGCTCCTTGGATTTTGACCGTGGCGGCAAGCTCCATAGATCGAGAGTTTCTTACTTCTATTACTCTAGGAAACAATAAAACTTTAACg GGAAAGGCTATCTATGACGGGAGGGGGGTCGGTCTGACTGGCTTGTTATATCCAGAGTCAAACGGGCTTGATCCTACTGCATCAGG AGTTTGTGAAGCTCTTCAACTAAATCAGACCAATGTTGCTGGACAAGTGGTGCTCTGCTTCACCTCAATGACTCGACCAGTTACTATAATGAGTGCTGCGGCCGCTGTGAAAGCTGCCGGTGGAGTTGGTCTTATTGTAGCCAAGCATCCAACGAGTGGCTTATACCCATGTCCTGGTGATTTCCCTTGTATTGAAGTTGATTATGAGGTTGGCACCAAAATTCTCTTTTACATTCGGTCTACCAGGTTAGATGATCGATATTATCATCCTTGTTTCTTTGTGTTTTgttcttttaagaaaaaaaagaaagtaatttttgttttcttttcacaCAGAATCCCTCTTGCTAAGTTGAGCCCTTCTAAAACAGTTGTCGGAAGACCTTTATCAGCTCAAGTGGCCCAATTTTCATCAAGGGGACCTAACTCCATTGAACCTGCAATCCTCAAG CCAGATATAACTGCGCCTGGTGTGAACGTCTTAGCTGCAACTTCTCCTCATGACCGATTTGCGGATGGGGAATTCGTCATGCACTCAGGAACTTCCATGTCAACTCCTCACATTTCAGGCATTGTAGCTCTTCTGAAAGCACTGCATCCCACTTGGTCTCCTGCTGCCATTAAATCAGCACTTGTCACAACTG CATGGAGGACTAGTCCATCTGGTTCACCAATATTTGCAAAAGGGTCGCCCCCAAAACTGGCTGATCCATTCGACTATGGAGGAGGCATTGTAAATCCAAATGCAGCAGCTGACCCTGGACTAGTGTACGACATGGACATGGCTGACTGCATTCATTATCTCTGTGCAATGCATTACAACAACTCTGTTATATCTCAGCTCACAGGGAATGTGACAAATTGTCCAATTCGAAAACTGTCTGTTCTAGATGTTAACTTACCTTCTATTATCATACCAAGCATTAGGAGTACTTCCATTACAGTAACACGAACAGTCACAAATGTTGGAGCTCAAAACTCCACTTATAGACCAACAATTGAGCCTCCATCTGGTATAGTTGTCTCAGTAAGACCTGATGTCTTGACATTCAACTCTACGGTTAAGAAGGTCTCCTTCAAGGTCACATTCTCCACAACTCTCCAAATGAATACTCAGTACTTGTTTGGGAGCTTAACTTGGTCTGATAGAGTGCATTTTGTGAGGATTCCTTTGGCTGTGAGAACAGAGATGTTTCAACCTTATGGTGACGAGTATTAA